The proteins below are encoded in one region of Hordeum vulgare subsp. vulgare chromosome 3H, MorexV3_pseudomolecules_assembly, whole genome shotgun sequence:
- the LOC123439845 gene encoding protein trichome birefringence-like 41 isoform X3 encodes MAGYLTVYCTQDYNVTLVYYLSHYLVDMVSEKAGHVLKLDKIDEGRNWLGADVLVFDSWHWWPRSGKDQPWDLSKREAR; translated from the exons ATGGCTGGCTATCTGACGGTGTACTGCACGCAGGACTACAATGTGACGCTGGTGTACTACCTGTCGCACTACCTGGTGGACATGGTGAGCGAGAAGGCCGGCCACGTGCTCAAGCTCGACAAGATCGACGAGGGCCGCAACTGGCTCGGCGCCGACGTGCTCGTCTTCGACTCCTGGCACTGGTGGCCACGCTCCGGCAAGGATCAGCC CTGGGACTTGAGCAAGAGGGAAGCCAGGTGA
- the LOC123439845 gene encoding uncharacterized protein LOC123439845 isoform X2: MGGCVSISEPGLQCDAGVLPVALPGGHGEREGRPRAQARQDRRGPQLARRRRARLRLLALVATLRQGSALGLEQEGSQVMKDMDRMAAFTKALKTWAGWVDANLVRMCADLEDFQYPLFDEGVVHVLFLRNRQIK, encoded by the exons ATGGGAGGCTGTGTATCGATATCAGAACCAG GACTACAATGTGACGCTGGTGTACTACCTGTCGCACTACCTGGTGGACATGGTGAGCGAGAAGGCCGGCCACGTGCTCAAGCTCGACAAGATCGACGAGGGCCGCAACTGGCTCGGCGCCGACGTGCTCGTCTTCGACTCCTGGCACTGGTGGCCACGCTCCGGCAAGGATCAGCC CTGGGACTTGAGCAAGAGGGAAGCCAGGTGATGAAGGACATGGACCGGATGGCGGCCTTCACCAAGGCGCTCAAGACCTGGGCCGGATGGGTGGACGCCAACCTCGTCCGGATGTGTGCAGATTTGGAAGATTTCCAATATCCACTATTTGATGAAGGGGTTGTTCATGTTCTTTTTCTAAGAAATCGACAGATCAAATAA
- the LOC123439845 gene encoding uncharacterized protein LOC123439845 isoform X1 yields the protein MAKHLWSDGRLCIDIRTRCSVSFYLSPVAAMPITRRSSKHMHSLQVALCAPDFPTDEKLCLAASDGCPSFAVILLRLLYCCTHPRCLGLIDGWLSDGVLHAGLQCDAGVLPVALPGGHGEREGRPRAQARQDRRGPQLARRRRARLRLLALVATLRQGSALGLEQEGSQVMKDMDRMAAFTKALKTWAGWVDANLVRMCADLEDFQYPLFDEGVVHVLFLRNRQIK from the exons ATGGCCAAACACTTATGGTCTGATGGGAGGCTGTGTATCGATATCAGAACCAGGTGTTCCGTTTCCTTTTATCTTTCCCCAGTAGCTGCCATGCCAATAACAAGAAGATCGTCAAAACATATGCACTCACTTCAAGTAGCTCTTTGCGCTCCAGACTTTCCTACTGATGAGAAGTTATGTCTAGCTGCGTCGGACGGTTGTCCGTCCTTTGCGGTTATCTTATTgcgcttgctctactgctgcacgCACCCACGGTGCTTGGGATTGATTGATGGCTGGCTATCTGACGGTGTACTGCACGCAGGACTACAATGTGACGCTGGTGTACTACCTGTCGCACTACCTGGTGGACATGGTGAGCGAGAAGGCCGGCCACGTGCTCAAGCTCGACAAGATCGACGAGGGCCGCAACTGGCTCGGCGCCGACGTGCTCGTCTTCGACTCCTGGCACTGGTGGCCACGCTCCGGCAAGGATCAGCC CTGGGACTTGAGCAAGAGGGAAGCCAGGTGATGAAGGACATGGACCGGATGGCGGCCTTCACCAAGGCGCTCAAGACCTGGGCCGGATGGGTGGACGCCAACCTCGTCCGGATGTGTGCAGATTTGGAAGATTTCCAATATCCACTATTTGATGAAGGGGTTGTTCATGTTCTTTTTCTAAGAAATCGACAGATCAAATAA